The window TTTACGTCAAGCAATGGGGTATGCTTTAGACATCGAGCAAGTTAATGAAGTATTCTACTTCGATTTACGTGAACGTGCTAACTCGTTAATCCCACCAGTATTTAAATCGTTCCATGATGCTTCTATCGAAGGATATAACTATGATCCTGAAAAAGCTATGAAACTTCTAGACGATGCTGGCTATAAAGATACAGATGGCGATGGATTACGTGAAAATCCAAAAGGGGAAAAACTTACAATTAAATTAGCTGCAATGTCTGGTGATGAAACACAAGAACAAGTAATCTCTTACTATTTACAAAACTGGAATGAAGTTGGTTTAGATGTACAATTAGCTACAGGTCGTCTAATCGAATTCAACACATTCTACGATAAAGTACAAGCGGATGATCCAGAAATTGATATCTTTATGGGCGCATGGGGTACAGGTACAAACCCATCTCCAGCGGGATTATACTCTAAAACAGCAGTTTATAACTTCAGCCGTTACACATCTGAAGAACTAGAAGCTTTATTAACTGCAATCGATTCTCCAGAAGCTATTGATGGAGATTTCCGTTCTCAGAAGTTCCGTGAATGGCAAGAATATATGCAAGATGTTTCTGCTGTAATTCCAATGCAATTCCGTTACGAGTTGTTCCCGGTTAATGACCGTGTGAAAAACTATGATTTCGGTTATGAAACAGATTTCGATTATATCGACATTGAATTAACAGGAGATACTCCAGTAAAATAATATTTTAAAAAAACCGCTCTTAAACGAAAGTTTAGGAGCGGTTTTTCATATGGTCTTATAAGGATGTGATACTAATAAGATTATTAATATTTTTAATCAGTTATGGAATAGCAGTAATTAGCTGCTCCCACTTAGTACTTTATTTGAATTTTTTATCGCTCGGATACTCATGGAGATCGGTACTCATGTATATGATGGAGTCGACCGACTTTGTACTCTTATGTGTGTCCTTACTATCTATTACCGCGATTGTCTTCTTCCGAGGCCCATTGCGGCTTCCATCTTAGTCAATGTATCATTTGCCAGAGCCTGTGCTTTCACTGCTCCTAAATCTAGAATTTCATCTAGTTCTGAAGAGTTTAACAGCTGCTCATATCTTTCTTGAATAGGTGTAAGATGATCGATTATAACCCTTGCTACGGAAGCTTTGAAGTCTCCATATCCTTTTCCTTCATACTTTTGTACAAGTATAGGAATTGAAACGTCGGTTAATGCGGATTCGATTGTTAATAGATTGGAAACTCCGGGTTTATTTGCAGGATCGAAAGCGACGATACCTTCTGAATCTGTTACAGAGCTTTTAATTTTCTTTTCAATTTCTTTTGGACTATCCAAAAGACGTATCGTAGCTTTTTGATTTGGATCTGACTTACTCATTTTCTTCAGTGGGTCTTGTAGTGATTTAATACGAGCACCATTTTTAGGTAATTGGATTTCAGGAATTGTGAATACCTCGCCGTAGCGTTTGTTGAATCTCTCGGCTAAGTCACGTGTCAGTTCTACATGCTGAGTTTGATCATCACCAACCGGTACGATATCA is drawn from Psychrobacillus sp. INOP01 and contains these coding sequences:
- the trpS gene encoding tryptophan--tRNA ligase; the encoded protein is MKKIFSGVQPTGIITLGNYIGAFRQFTALQNDFDCVFCIVDQHAITIAQDPKELSDHIRSLAALYIAVGIDPKKSTLFIQSEVPAHAQAGWIMQCISYIGELERMTQFKDKSSGKDAVSAALLTYPPLMAADILLYQTDIVPVGDDQTQHVELTRDLAERFNKRYGEVFTIPEIQLPKNGARIKSLQDPLKKMSKSDPNQKATIRLLDSPKEIEKKIKSSVTDSEGIVAFDPANKPGVSNLLTIESALTDVSIPILVQKYEGKGYGDFKASVARVIIDHLTPIQERYEQLLNSSELDEILDLGAVKAQALANDTLTKMEAAMGLGRRQSR